From a region of the Rhipicephalus microplus isolate Deutch F79 chromosome X, USDA_Rmic, whole genome shotgun sequence genome:
- the LOC119183742 gene encoding uncharacterized protein LOC119183742, with the protein MTTFLSERTFRVRVGGATSQPRVITAGVPQGSVLIPFLFNMTLAGLPASLPTDTRFPARCSVYADDVALWVRRPRRSILAIRRSLQAVLDAVITYLGGIGLKVSATKTEALLIHPLAAARTHVRRLRIGNRSLPWRLVVKYLGLTIDHRLTWIPAAKAAATKVRRVQGAISRLQLRSRGCSNKWALRLNQAAASSVLLYAFPLVNLTPARRGLLEGLHRGALRAILGLPKSSPVAATLAEAGGWPLTLRMLQCALGHIDRLHRATDGRALLERLRSQPGSRMGGLCLLYHQMVPDPPVPVASSPPHHQPPEVHLCLEGATKRRTPAAALQQAASCKLQEQLEERLQVFTDGSVMPDGTAAAACVIPSRANSRQCRLPFAASSTAAELAGLHLAVDLLAEDIPLEPAAVLCDSKAALQTLANSRPAGLTACLLAAKVRAITHAGVSVSFHWLPSHVGIAGNEDYSQARLKRLLVTVHPDPRVASERGPKPLPETGLTRRERTSLLQLRTGCVWTAARRHAKGLCPSPACSHCGDPETLEHLLCACPGLAQEHLRAYRRQGLPFSTLEDLLVPSRPHPAALRSLAEFVEESGIAAYC; encoded by the exons ATGACCACCTTCCTGTCCGAGAGGACCTTCCGTGTCCGTGTTGGAGGGGCAACCAGCCAACCCAGGGTCATCACTGCTGGTGTCCCACAGGGTTCAGTACTGATCCCCTTCCTTTTTAACATGACACTAGCAGGACTTCCGGCGTCCCTCCCAACAGACACCAGGTTCCCGGCCCGCTGCTCTGTCTACGCAGATGACGTGGCACTCTGGGTCCGGAGACCAAGGCGTTCCATCCTAGCCATCAGGAGATCACTGCAGGCGGTCCTCGATGCAGTGATAACCTACCTCGGAGGCATCGGGCTTAAGGTCTCTGCCAccaagaccgaggccctgctgatTCACCCGCTGGCGGCAGCTCGCACCCACGTGAGACGGCTGAGGATTGGCAATCGCAGCCTGCCTTGGAGGTTGGTGGTTAAGTACCTGGGGCTCACCATCGACCACCGACTCACCTGGATCCCGGCTGCCAAGGCTGCTGCCACCAAGGTGCGGCGCGTCCAGGGTGCCATCAGCAGGCTGCAGCTGCGTAGCCGCGGCTGCTCCAACAAGTGGGCCCTCCGGCTCAACCAGGCTGCGGCGTCTTCGGTCCTCCTGTACGCCTTCCCACTGGTGAACCTGACACCGGCAAGGAGAggcctgctggagggactccaCAGGGGTGCACTGAGGGCCATCCTGGGGCTCCCCAAAAGCTCGCCGGTGGCAGCGACTCTCGCGGAGGCAGGAGGGTGGCCGCTGACGTTACGTATGCTCCAATGTGCGCTGGGCCACATTGACCGCCTTCACCGCGCCACCGACGGCAGGGCCCTCCTGGAGCGTCTCCGCAGTCAGCCAGGATCACGGATGGGAGGCCTCTGCCTGCTGTACCACCAGATGGTTCCAGACCCGCCAGTCCCGGTTGCCTCTTCACCGCCTCACCACCAGCCACCAGAGGTCCACCTCTGCTTGGAAGGGGCAACCAAGCGACGGACGCCTGCGGCCGCACTGCAACAGGCGGCCTCCTGCAAGCTCCAGGAACAACTGGAGGAACGGCTGCAGGTGTTCACGGACGGATCTGTGATGCCAGATGGGACCGCAGCAGCTGCATGCGTAATCCCGTCCAGAGCCAACAGCAGGCAGTGCAGGCTACCCTTCgcggcgagctccacggctgcggaACTGGCTGGACTGCATCTCGCGGTAGACCTGTTGGCTGAGGATATCCCCCTTGAGCCGGCCGCGGTCCTGTGTGACAGCAAGGCGGCCCTGCAGACCCTGGCCAACTCCCGCCCTGCCGGACTGACGGCCTGCCTCCTGGCAGCCAAGGTTCGGGCCATCACCCACGCCGGGgtgtccgtctccttccactggctgccctcccaCGTGGGCATCGCCGGCAACGA AGACTATTCACAGGCCCGCCTCAAGAGGCTCCTCGTCACAGTCCACCCAGACCCGAGGGTGGCCAGCGAGCGAGGACCAAAGCCTCTCCCAGAGACGGGCCTCACCAGGAGAGAACGGACCTCCCTGTTACAACTGCGGACTGGCTGCGTGTGGACGgcggcccgccgccacgccaaggGCCTCTGTCCCTCCCCGGCCTGCAGCCATTGTGGAGACCCGGAGACCCTCGaacacctcctctgtgcctgccctggcTTAGCACAGGAACACTTGAGGGCCTACAGGAGACAGGGTCTGCCCTTCTCCACCCTGGAAGACCTGCTTGTCCCGTCTCGTCCACATCCAGCAGCACTCCGCAGCCTGGCGGAGTTCGTGGAGGAGTCAGGAATTGCTGCCTACTGCTGA